In Phyllostomus discolor isolate MPI-MPIP mPhyDis1 chromosome 3, mPhyDis1.pri.v3, whole genome shotgun sequence, a single genomic region encodes these proteins:
- the LOC114514121 gene encoding major allergen Equ c 1-like isoform X3: protein MKLLLLCLGLSLVCAHHEDNHDIVTSNFDMLKISGEWHTILLASDVKEKIEEQGSMRMFMESIQALDNSSLLIICHKKINGECAELTSICDETEEEGVYSVSYDGYNKLYISEADYNDYLILYLMNSNKQKKTQVTALLARKPDVSTQMKKRFEELCKDHGIPKENILDMANAKTHLVSLWEIRGCWLTVLCSASADPCSHARGSHGAQASSAQ, encoded by the exons atgaagctgctgctgctgtgtctgGGGCTGTCCCTGGTCTGTGCCCACCATGAAGACAACCATGACATCGTGACAAGCAACTTCGACATGTTAAAG ATTTCCGGGGAGTGGCATACCATTCTCTTGGCCTCCGATGTGAAGGAAAAGATAGAAGAACAAGGTAGCATGAGAATGTTTATGGAATCCATCCAGGCCTTGGATAACTCTTCTCTGTTAATTATATGTCATAAAAA GATCAACGGAGAGTGTGCTGAACTGACTTCCATTTGTgatgaaacagaagaggaaggtGTATATAGTGTTTCCT ATGATGGATACAACAAGCTTTACATAAGTGAAGCAGACTACAATGACTATCTTATCTTGTATCTCATGAATtccaataaacagaaaaaaacccaagtaaCGGCGCTCCTAG CCCGAAAACCAGATGTGAGTACACAAATGAAGAAAAGGTTTGAGGAACTTTGCAAAGACCATGGAATCCCGAAGGAAAACATTCTGGACATGGCCAATGCCA AAACTCATTTGGTTTCTCTCTGGGAAATAAGGGGCTGCTGGTTGACTGTGCTCTGTTCTGCCTCTGCAGACCCCTGTTCCCATGCCCGAGGGAGTCACggagcccaggcctccag